The following coding sequences lie in one Treponema sp. OMZ 790 genomic window:
- a CDS encoding Rpn family recombination-promoting nuclease/putative transposase has product MRKNFDDLTIADDFMFCKIMQNEDLCKTFLEMTLSDKIGKIAYMSSQNAIITGLEAKSIRLDILVKDETGKSYDIEMQAVNEHNIPKRMRYYQAALDILFLDKGEHYSDLNDSYIIFLCLFDSIGKDKSVYTFENICIEDRQIFLNDGTKKIIINANAFEKEKDKNLSGFLEYVKTGKVTTEFTGRIEKMIEKIKNTEQARSEYRFISALEMDALHAGMVQGFADGAYQTKIETAKILRQLGDSVQKIIQATGLSREEIENL; this is encoded by the coding sequence GTGCGTAAAAATTTTGACGATTTAACAATTGCAGATGATTTTATGTTTTGTAAAATAATGCAAAATGAAGATCTGTGTAAAACTTTTCTGGAAATGACTCTTTCAGATAAAATCGGAAAAATTGCATATATGTCATCTCAAAATGCAATAATCACCGGTTTGGAAGCAAAATCCATACGTCTCGATATTCTGGTAAAAGATGAGACAGGAAAGTCTTATGATATTGAAATGCAGGCTGTAAATGAGCATAATATTCCTAAGAGAATGCGCTACTATCAGGCGGCATTAGATATTCTATTTTTGGATAAAGGAGAGCACTATAGCGATCTCAACGACAGCTATATAATCTTTCTGTGTCTTTTTGATTCAATAGGGAAAGATAAATCTGTTTATACATTTGAAAATATATGTATTGAAGACAGACAAATATTTTTGAATGATGGAACAAAAAAGATTATAATAAATGCAAATGCATTTGAAAAAGAAAAAGACAAAAACTTAAGCGGGTTTTTGGAATACGTAAAAACAGGTAAGGTAACAACAGAGTTTACAGGGAGGATAGAAAAGATGATAGAGAAAATAAAAAATACCGAACAAGCTCGAAGCGAATACCGTTTTATTTCAGCCTTGGAAATGGATGCCCTCCATGCGGGTATGGTTCAAGGTTTTGCTGATGGTGCTTATCAAACAAAAATTGAAACAGCAAAGATATTAAGACAATTGGGTGATTCTGTTCAGAAAATAATTCAAGCTACGGGCTTAAGCCGAGAAGAAATAGAGAATCTGTAA
- a CDS encoding substrate-binding domain-containing protein, with translation MRSLSKFAQVVFFGLLIVSAVFVVSCGGSGNAVLNKDKPLVFFNRQPSDPTTGKIDMTSMNWNDKTYYVGFDAAGGGAVQGKLITDFLASAEISLDRNGDGIIGYVLCIGDVGHNDSKARTEGIRKALGTWAGSTDPGKTKQGSVTIAGKTFDVIELEGKAMTGTDGSTWNANAATEAMGGWATKFADQIDMVVSNNDGMAMGCLQASNYPVGVPIFGYDANADAIEAVGKGILTGTVSQNVDAQATATLQVLRNLLDGLKGTDVYTKGITDADSYGNKISAPVQYWADVKAVMAANSGVTMENYKNYLGGTRDAGVKQTNAPKKKVLLTIYNSGDNFLSSSYLPALKYYAPLLNIELTIVQGDGQNESSCLDKFTNLNNFDAFAVNMVKTNSGSNYTDKLKY, from the coding sequence ATGAGATCTTTATCTAAATTTGCACAAGTAGTTTTTTTTGGGCTTCTTATTGTGTCGGCTGTTTTTGTTGTAAGCTGCGGCGGAAGCGGAAATGCAGTTCTTAATAAGGACAAACCATTAGTCTTTTTTAACAGACAACCTTCAGATCCGACAACGGGAAAAATCGATATGACTTCTATGAACTGGAACGACAAGACCTACTATGTAGGTTTTGATGCTGCAGGCGGCGGTGCAGTTCAAGGAAAGCTTATCACAGACTTTCTCGCTTCGGCAGAGATTTCACTTGACAGAAACGGAGACGGCATCATCGGTTATGTTCTTTGTATCGGCGATGTAGGACACAACGATTCAAAGGCCAGAACTGAAGGAATCAGAAAGGCCTTGGGAACTTGGGCAGGTTCTACCGACCCCGGTAAAACAAAGCAGGGTTCAGTAACAATCGCAGGTAAGACCTTCGATGTTATCGAGCTTGAAGGAAAGGCCATGACAGGAACAGACGGTTCTACATGGAATGCCAATGCTGCAACTGAGGCTATGGGCGGATGGGCAACAAAGTTTGCCGATCAGATCGACATGGTTGTTTCAAACAATGACGGTATGGCAATGGGCTGTTTACAGGCTTCAAACTATCCTGTCGGTGTTCCTATCTTCGGATATGATGCAAATGCAGATGCTATCGAAGCTGTAGGTAAGGGGATTCTTACAGGAACAGTTTCTCAAAACGTTGATGCTCAGGCAACTGCAACCTTACAGGTTTTGCGCAACTTGCTCGACGGTTTAAAGGGAACTGATGTATACACCAAGGGTATTACAGATGCAGATTCTTACGGCAACAAAATTTCGGCTCCCGTTCAGTACTGGGCTGATGTAAAGGCTGTTATGGCTGCAAATTCAGGCGTTACCATGGAAAACTATAAGAACTACCTCGGCGGAACACGCGATGCCGGAGTAAAGCAGACAAATGCTCCCAAAAAGAAAGTCCTTTTAACCATTTATAACTCGGGCGATAATTTCCTTTCTTCTTCATACTTGCCTGCATTAAAATACTATGCACCTCTTTTGAACATTGAATTGACAATCGTTCAGGGAGACGGACAAAACGAATCAAGCTGTTTAGATAAATTTACAAACTTGAACAACTTTGATGCTTTTGCCGTAAACATGGTAAAAACGAACTCAGGTTCAAACTACACCGATAAGTTAAAGTATTAG
- a CDS encoding S26 family signal peptidase, with the protein MSVLFYSESVLSLLFSILLIVTNGSGLAAAALLLGSAFSLWTAFCTYSFFKKKTVRSMLIMRKSMEYVPYVFMACFIISRAVQSGQDRTIFDAILAFHWIILVIYNRVILFRLKDKRLSKYFPELPEIPKKKRSVISEVFDWADAILQAACIVLLFSVFVLQLYVIPSESMVQQFMVGDRVAGFKAASGPTFPLSSFRFPQIYNYKRGDVVIIRNPHYEDDPNNELKFFTSQLVQYLTLTMVNINKDESGRIKADPLVKRIVGVGGEKLMLVDGVLYIKKAGEKDFKAFDESAYAVWDLSKLPQSSLKYVKDVKMNTQDLNRLQSVEAWRARVNFDEAEKEALTLVKKMKEIKSKPDKVFSAKDFLNKAQYLVTQMARDNEAIASKILTTDGGLMWFENFLTSWKKSAEKNSFNLYEMRNARLNVIIKLSFGKLLVRNAELYKANVSEAAFSSDAERQAIINELGEYLYYLALSSQRNMDEFPKGEEEYIPENCYFMMGDNRFNSTDMRHEYQYHLEALNKDDPMSMMFVTNVAPRYIHSSRMLGTVNLILFPRARFGLVK; encoded by the coding sequence ATGTCAGTTCTTTTTTACTCAGAATCGGTTTTAAGTCTATTATTTTCAATTTTATTGATTGTAACAAACGGCTCAGGTCTTGCTGCAGCGGCCTTGCTTTTAGGTTCAGCCTTTTCGCTATGGACTGCCTTTTGTACTTATTCCTTTTTCAAAAAAAAGACTGTAAGGTCAATGCTCATAATGCGGAAGAGTATGGAATATGTGCCTTACGTTTTTATGGCCTGTTTTATTATATCGAGGGCCGTTCAATCCGGGCAAGATAGAACTATCTTTGATGCAATATTAGCTTTTCATTGGATAATACTGGTTATTTACAATAGGGTCATTTTATTTAGATTAAAAGATAAAAGATTATCCAAGTACTTTCCCGAATTGCCCGAAATCCCTAAAAAGAAGCGTTCCGTCATATCGGAAGTCTTTGACTGGGCTGACGCAATTTTACAGGCTGCCTGTATAGTACTACTTTTCAGCGTTTTCGTTTTGCAGCTCTATGTTATCCCGTCAGAATCCATGGTTCAGCAGTTTATGGTAGGAGACAGGGTTGCAGGTTTTAAGGCTGCTTCGGGGCCGACCTTTCCTCTTTCATCGTTCCGTTTTCCTCAAATTTATAATTATAAGAGGGGAGATGTAGTCATAATCAGGAATCCTCATTATGAAGATGATCCGAATAACGAGCTTAAATTTTTTACCTCTCAACTGGTTCAGTACCTGACTCTAACTATGGTAAATATTAACAAGGATGAAAGTGGAAGAATAAAGGCCGATCCCTTAGTTAAAAGAATCGTGGGTGTGGGCGGAGAAAAGTTAATGCTTGTAGACGGAGTTCTTTATATAAAAAAAGCCGGCGAAAAGGATTTTAAGGCCTTTGATGAAAGTGCCTACGCCGTTTGGGATCTATCCAAACTTCCTCAATCCAGTTTAAAATATGTAAAAGACGTAAAAATGAATACCCAAGACCTAAACAGGCTTCAATCGGTGGAAGCTTGGAGGGCAAGGGTAAATTTTGATGAGGCAGAAAAAGAAGCTCTTACCCTTGTTAAAAAGATGAAGGAAATAAAATCTAAGCCCGATAAGGTCTTTTCGGCCAAGGACTTTTTAAACAAGGCCCAATATCTTGTTACCCAAATGGCCCGCGATAACGAGGCAATAGCTTCAAAGATTTTGACGACTGACGGCGGACTTATGTGGTTTGAAAATTTTTTAACCTCATGGAAAAAATCTGCCGAAAAAAATTCCTTTAATCTGTATGAGATGAGAAATGCCCGGCTCAATGTTATTATTAAGCTTAGTTTTGGAAAGCTCCTTGTACGAAACGCAGAGCTTTATAAAGCAAATGTTAGCGAGGCAGCTTTTTCTTCTGATGCGGAGCGTCAAGCTATTATAAACGAGCTTGGCGAGTACCTCTACTATTTGGCCTTGTCATCTCAAAGAAACATGGATGAATTTCCTAAGGGGGAAGAAGAGTACATCCCCGAAAATTGCTACTTTATGATGGGGGATAACCGCTTTAATTCCACTGATATGAGGCACGAGTATCAATACCACTTGGAAGCCCTAAACAAGGATGATCCCATGTCGATGATGTTTGTAACAAATGTGGCCCCCCGCTATATTCATTCTTCGAGGATGTTGGGAACAGTAAATTTGATTCTTTTTCCCAGAGCTCGTTTCGGTTTGGTAAAATAA
- a CDS encoding methyltransferase domain-containing protein, whose amino-acid sequence MISDKNNYDKSAYDKNAIKDAVKEHYENLAKENLAVNGEAEKITASIGYAAHDLAGIPKEADLGLGCGNPQEAAKPRLNESVLDLGCGRGLDCFIASKAVGKNGKVFGLDGSETMISRASEIAVKNGFTNCEFILGEIENIPLPDNSLDLIMSNCVINLSTDKYGVYSEIYRCLRKGGRTAVSDITLKKALPQEWVSDPDMVKT is encoded by the coding sequence ATGATCAGCGATAAAAACAATTACGATAAAAGTGCTTACGATAAAAATGCGATTAAGGATGCCGTAAAAGAACATTACGAAAATTTGGCAAAAGAAAATCTTGCGGTAAACGGAGAAGCCGAAAAGATAACTGCCTCAATAGGCTATGCCGCTCACGACCTGGCCGGAATCCCTAAGGAGGCAGACTTAGGGCTCGGCTGCGGGAATCCTCAAGAGGCGGCCAAGCCACGCTTAAACGAAAGCGTTCTTGACCTAGGCTGCGGACGAGGGCTTGACTGCTTTATAGCCTCAAAGGCAGTGGGTAAAAACGGAAAGGTCTTCGGGCTTGACGGCTCCGAAACCATGATAAGCCGGGCCTCGGAAATCGCCGTAAAAAACGGCTTTACCAACTGCGAATTTATTTTGGGCGAGATTGAAAACATTCCTCTTCCCGATAATTCCTTAGACCTTATCATGAGTAATTGCGTAATAAACCTGTCTACGGATAAATACGGAGTTTATTCCGAGATTTACCGCTGCCTCCGCAAAGGCGGAAGAACAGCTGTTTCGGATATAACCTTAAAAAAAGCCCTGCCCCAAGAGTGGGTATCCGATCCCGATATGGTAAAAACCTGA
- a CDS encoding acyl-[acyl-carrier-protein] thioesterase: MIIDNKYTVRHRILTGNIDGKCRATPMEFALLVQELAAGHYSTTGLSIPHLQRMGMTWVITKQHFEIAEYPLWMDDLIVQTWAQPSKGFFCFRDCAFFYAKNGKKTSIDEAFEEKFRIEEGREKNLSIEEEFKELKKPIFRASSCWVILNAETGQPVKPDEKTMRNLSFNDEHLEGKVFAKIPLPEKWDIEENFCPTLLDIDMNSHVNNLNYIRWILSYMDADFCKGKLLKTLDTNFISSAMYGEELICRSSLSKNVCIHSIVRAKDGSEVFKARSEWADEKELARELKVKG, from the coding sequence ATGATAATAGACAATAAATACACCGTCCGTCATAGGATCCTAACAGGAAACATAGACGGAAAATGCAGGGCTACGCCCATGGAATTTGCTCTTTTAGTTCAGGAATTGGCAGCAGGGCATTACAGTACAACGGGGCTTTCTATCCCTCACTTACAAAGAATGGGAATGACCTGGGTTATAACAAAACAACATTTTGAAATTGCCGAATATCCCCTTTGGATGGATGATCTAATCGTTCAGACTTGGGCACAGCCGTCTAAGGGCTTTTTTTGCTTTAGGGACTGTGCCTTCTTTTATGCCAAAAACGGAAAAAAAACTTCCATTGATGAGGCCTTTGAAGAAAAATTCCGTATTGAAGAAGGGAGAGAAAAGAACTTATCCATCGAAGAAGAATTTAAAGAGCTTAAAAAGCCTATTTTTAGGGCAAGCTCATGTTGGGTAATATTGAACGCTGAAACGGGACAGCCTGTAAAGCCTGACGAAAAAACTATGAGAAATTTAAGTTTCAATGATGAACATCTTGAAGGTAAGGTATTTGCAAAGATTCCCCTACCCGAAAAATGGGATATCGAAGAAAATTTCTGCCCCACCCTCTTGGATATAGATATGAATTCCCATGTAAACAATTTGAACTATATAAGGTGGATTCTTTCATACATGGATGCGGACTTTTGCAAGGGAAAACTATTAAAAACCCTTGATACCAACTTCATTTCGTCTGCCATGTATGGTGAAGAGCTTATATGCAGATCAAGCCTTTCTAAAAACGTCTGTATTCACTCCATAGTGAGGGCCAAAGACGGAAGCGAGGTTTTCAAAGCCCGTTCCGAATGGGCTGACGAAAAAGAACTTGCACGTGAACTAAAAGTAAAAGGCTAA
- a CDS encoding methyltransferase — MGGAWSAEQIKTAFEKIGFKNIDISSKEVSDEYAKKWGHGLEIKAYIQSSLIYAEK, encoded by the coding sequence GTGGGAGGAGCCTGGTCTGCGGAGCAGATCAAAACAGCCTTCGAAAAAATCGGCTTTAAAAATATCGACATAAGCTCAAAAGAGGTATCCGACGAGTATGCCAAAAAATGGGGCCACGGCTTGGAAATAAAAGCCTACATCCAAAGCAGCCTCATCTATGCCGAGAAGTAG
- a CDS encoding galactoside ABC transporter permease has product MEDNEKGNKKIEVIDFSFFNEDAKLSEYGKALHELRKDGVDKIASLKNHIYALKKNRLIDDSVKDSYIEEYKKEIEEAKKIALENKASEKKLAAEAVAYSNKLFNDNIKDFIKSENQKQEQYKAEYENQAASIMQENELAKKEAYDGFAETKDSGELNRKLNVLKFQLKSSLAEAKNKYRDALAASKEAKNQAYIDHVQKNISLRNGRTNFKENMILNFKDYVYKFKLSSFLLSNGLYLAILVFFIVCIIVAPISGNGNLLSLPNIFTILEQASTRMFYALGVAGLILLAGTDLSIGRMVALGSVITGLILHPGLNIVTFFGLGPWDFTAMPMVWRLILSLGLSILFCVLFSAFAGVFSARLKIHPFISTLATQLIIYGLLFFGTSGTPVGSIDNEVKDLLGGRWILGIVNNEMITLPKLIIPALVAIVIAWFIWNKTVFGKNMYAVGGNAEAAAVSGISVFRVTMGVFIMAGVFYGVGSFLEAFRANASAGTGQGYELDAIAACVVGGISFNGGIGKISGAVIGVIIFTSLTYCLTFLGIDTNLQFVFKGFIIIAAVALDSVKYLKKK; this is encoded by the coding sequence ATGGAAGATAATGAAAAAGGCAATAAAAAGATAGAAGTCATCGATTTTAGTTTTTTTAATGAAGATGCAAAACTTTCAGAGTACGGCAAAGCTCTTCATGAACTCCGTAAGGACGGGGTCGATAAGATAGCTTCTTTGAAAAATCATATCTATGCCCTTAAAAAGAACCGCTTGATAGATGATTCGGTAAAAGATTCCTATATCGAAGAATACAAAAAAGAAATTGAAGAAGCTAAAAAGATTGCTCTTGAAAACAAAGCTTCAGAGAAAAAACTTGCTGCCGAAGCTGTTGCCTATTCGAATAAGCTTTTTAACGATAATATAAAGGATTTTATAAAATCCGAAAACCAAAAGCAGGAGCAGTACAAGGCTGAATATGAAAACCAAGCCGCTTCAATTATGCAGGAAAATGAACTTGCAAAAAAAGAAGCCTATGACGGGTTTGCCGAAACAAAGGATTCGGGAGAGCTTAACCGCAAATTAAATGTTTTAAAATTTCAGCTTAAGTCTTCATTGGCTGAGGCAAAGAACAAGTATAGGGATGCCCTTGCCGCTTCTAAAGAAGCAAAAAATCAAGCCTACATCGATCATGTTCAAAAAAATATATCTTTAAGAAACGGAAGAACAAATTTTAAAGAAAACATGATTTTAAATTTTAAAGATTATGTTTATAAGTTTAAGCTCTCAAGCTTTTTGTTGAGCAACGGTCTTTATCTTGCAATTTTGGTTTTCTTTATTGTCTGTATAATTGTAGCTCCCATATCGGGAAACGGAAATCTCCTCTCTCTTCCAAACATCTTTACGATTTTGGAGCAGGCTTCAACAAGAATGTTTTACGCCCTCGGTGTTGCAGGTCTTATCCTTTTGGCGGGTACCGACTTAAGTATAGGAAGAATGGTCGCCCTCGGCTCGGTTATTACGGGCTTGATTTTACATCCGGGTCTTAACATAGTAACCTTTTTCGGCCTCGGCCCTTGGGATTTTACGGCCATGCCTATGGTTTGGCGCCTCATTCTTTCGCTCGGTCTTTCAATCTTGTTTTGCGTTTTATTTAGTGCCTTTGCAGGCGTCTTTTCGGCCCGGCTTAAGATTCATCCCTTTATTTCGACCCTTGCAACCCAGCTCATTATCTACGGTCTTTTGTTTTTCGGCACGAGCGGAACCCCTGTCGGTTCAATCGATAACGAGGTAAAGGATTTACTCGGTGGTAGGTGGATTTTGGGAATTGTAAATAACGAGATGATTACCTTGCCTAAGCTTATAATCCCTGCCTTGGTTGCGATTGTAATTGCGTGGTTTATTTGGAATAAGACCGTCTTCGGGAAAAATATGTATGCAGTAGGCGGAAATGCCGAAGCGGCTGCCGTAAGCGGAATAAGCGTTTTTAGGGTTACCATGGGTGTCTTTATTATGGCCGGTGTGTTTTACGGTGTAGGCTCCTTCCTTGAAGCCTTTAGAGCCAATGCAAGTGCCGGAACGGGACAGGGCTATGAACTTGATGCCATTGCTGCCTGCGTTGTAGGAGGTATATCATTTAACGGAGGAATAGGAAAGATAAGCGGTGCCGTAATAGGCGTTATCATCTTTACAAGTTTAACCTACTGTTTAACATTTTTAGGAATAGACACCAACTTGCAGTTTGTGTTTAAGGGCTTTATCATCATTGCAGCTGTTGCCTTAGACAGCGTAAAATACCTAAAGAAAAAATAA
- a CDS encoding sugar ABC transporter ATP-binding protein — MSDVVLEIKNLSKSFGKNKVLDGINLTVKPGSVMGLMGENGAGKSTMMKCLFGIYTRDEGTISLLNKSIEFKNPKEALESGVAMVHQELNLCLDRTVTDNLFLGRYPTNLGVVDEIKMFESASSLFSSLNMNVNPKTIMRTMSVSQRQMVEIAKAVSYDAKLIVLDEPTSSLTEREVKKLFSIIRALQKKGVSFIYISHKMDEVFEVCDEIAVLRDGKMILSKPIAETDMNEIISAMVGRSLDKRFPDVDNVPGEDFLKIENLKTKYAPVLEDISFTVRRGEILGLYGLVGAGRSELLEALFGIRTIESGSISINDKYLNFKSSKEAMAYGFALLTEERKLNGMFGKDTIEFNTVITNLNSYKTMGVLSNRKMREAANREIETMRTRCLSADQSISALSGGNQQKVIIGKWLERSPDVFLMDEPTRGIDVGAKYEIYQLIIKMAKEGKTIIVVSSEMPEILGITNRIAVMSNRRLAGIVNTKETDQETLLRLSAKYL, encoded by the coding sequence ATGAGTGATGTAGTTCTTGAAATAAAAAACCTTTCAAAATCCTTCGGAAAAAATAAGGTTTTGGACGGTATTAACTTAACCGTAAAACCGGGCTCCGTAATGGGCCTCATGGGAGAAAACGGAGCAGGAAAGTCCACCATGATGAAGTGCCTTTTCGGTATATATACACGGGATGAGGGTACCATTTCTTTATTAAATAAATCAATCGAATTTAAAAATCCTAAAGAAGCTCTTGAAAGCGGAGTAGCTATGGTTCATCAAGAGCTTAATCTTTGTCTTGACAGAACCGTTACCGACAATTTATTTTTAGGCCGTTATCCGACCAACTTAGGTGTTGTTGACGAAATAAAAATGTTTGAATCTGCAAGTTCTCTTTTTTCTTCGCTCAATATGAATGTCAATCCCAAAACAATAATGCGCACCATGTCCGTTTCGCAGCGGCAGATGGTCGAAATAGCGAAGGCTGTTTCCTATGATGCAAAGCTCATCGTATTGGATGAGCCTACCTCTTCTTTAACCGAAAGGGAAGTAAAAAAACTTTTTTCGATAATAAGAGCCTTACAAAAAAAAGGTGTTTCATTTATTTATATTTCTCATAAGATGGATGAGGTTTTTGAGGTTTGCGATGAGATTGCCGTTTTACGGGACGGCAAGATGATTCTTTCAAAGCCCATCGCCGAAACCGATATGAACGAGATAATTTCGGCTATGGTAGGCCGCTCTCTGGATAAGCGTTTCCCCGATGTGGATAATGTCCCCGGAGAAGACTTTTTAAAAATAGAAAACTTAAAAACAAAATATGCACCCGTTTTGGAAGATATTTCCTTTACCGTAAGGAGGGGAGAAATCTTAGGACTCTACGGCCTCGTAGGTGCGGGAAGGAGCGAGCTTTTGGAAGCCCTCTTCGGTATCCGCACCATAGAGTCGGGCAGCATAAGTATTAACGATAAATATCTTAATTTTAAAAGCAGTAAAGAGGCTATGGCTTACGGCTTTGCCCTTTTAACAGAGGAGCGTAAATTAAACGGAATGTTCGGCAAGGACACAATCGAATTTAACACGGTAATTACCAATTTGAATAGCTATAAAACTATGGGTGTCTTGTCAAACCGTAAAATGCGTGAAGCCGCAAACAGGGAAATTGAGACGATGAGGACGAGGTGTCTTTCAGCCGATCAGAGTATTTCTGCCTTGAGCGGAGGTAATCAGCAAAAGGTTATCATCGGAAAATGGCTGGAGCGTTCTCCCGATGTGTTTTTGATGGATGAGCCTACCCGCGGTATAGATGTCGGGGCCAAGTACGAAATATATCAGCTCATTATCAAGATGGCCAAAGAGGGGAAAACCATAATCGTTGTTTCGAGCGAGATGCCCGAAATTTTAGGCATCACAAACCGCATTGCCGTTATGTCCAACCGCCGTCTTGCAGGTATTGTAAACACAAAAGAAACCGATCAAGAAACTCTGCTCAGACTTTCGGCTAAGTATTTGTAA
- a CDS encoding proline--tRNA ligase: MKMTQMYMPTLREIPNEAVVESHKLLLRAGMIRNLANGLFAYLPLGLKAFRKVEKIIREEMDAIGCLEFKPPVIVPGEIWQESGRWDSMGPELLRIKNRLDQELVVSPTAEEAFTTLLKNELSSYKNYPVLTYQINTKYRDEIRPRYGLMRTREFTMKDAYSFHTNDESLDEAYLSFEKAYVKIFKRCGLTVIGVKADSGAMGGSGSQEFMVESSVGDDTLLICPSCGYAANEEKAACAPDKEQGSASANNIEEIDTPNVKTIEELAAFLKTESSSFIKTLIYRVENSEVLDNAENGKKRAKNAEQEALLIAVCIRGDLEVNEAKLKSSLKASEAILASDAEVEEATGTVAGFAGPVGLKNIPVIADESVMLMHDAVTGALTKDKHLIHVEPSRDFTPAHVFDLRTVREGDKCSVCGTPLYTKKGNELGHIFKLGYKYTKSMNMTYLDENGKQQHPSMGCYGIGLDRLTASIVEEHHDEDGIIWPMSVAPFQVAIVPIKYEGEMQKEADHLYDECKKRGIEVLLDDRKERTGVKFKDMDLIGIPIRLVVGEKNLPNIEFKLRSSSENSLVNKDEVMDLVEKTVKEELAKLS, translated from the coding sequence ATGAAGATGACGCAGATGTACATGCCTACCTTGAGAGAAATCCCGAATGAGGCTGTTGTTGAAAGCCATAAGCTGCTTTTGAGGGCAGGAATGATAAGAAATTTGGCCAACGGGCTTTTTGCCTATCTTCCCCTCGGCTTAAAGGCCTTTAGAAAGGTCGAAAAAATTATCCGCGAAGAAATGGATGCGATAGGCTGTCTCGAATTTAAGCCTCCCGTAATTGTTCCGGGTGAAATTTGGCAGGAATCGGGAAGATGGGATTCCATGGGGCCTGAACTTTTGCGCATCAAAAACCGGTTAGACCAAGAGTTGGTAGTAAGCCCCACGGCCGAAGAAGCCTTTACAACTCTTTTAAAGAACGAATTATCCTCTTACAAAAACTATCCGGTCTTAACCTATCAGATAAACACAAAATACCGAGATGAGATCAGGCCTCGCTACGGGCTTATGAGAACCCGCGAATTTACGATGAAAGACGCTTATTCTTTCCATACAAATGATGAAAGCTTAGACGAAGCTTATCTCAGCTTTGAAAAGGCCTATGTAAAGATTTTTAAGCGCTGCGGTCTTACGGTAATAGGCGTAAAGGCCGATTCGGGCGCTATGGGAGGAAGCGGCTCGCAGGAGTTTATGGTAGAATCTTCCGTAGGAGACGACACCCTCCTTATCTGCCCTTCTTGCGGGTACGCAGCAAACGAAGAAAAGGCCGCCTGCGCACCCGACAAGGAGCAAGGTTCGGCTTCGGCAAATAATATAGAAGAAATCGATACACCCAACGTAAAAACGATAGAAGAACTTGCAGCCTTTTTAAAAACGGAAAGTTCTTCCTTTATAAAAACCTTGATTTACCGCGTAGAAAATTCCGAAGTTCTCGATAATGCGGAAAACGGTAAAAAACGTGCGAAAAACGCAGAGCAAGAAGCTCTTTTAATTGCCGTCTGCATAAGAGGAGACTTGGAGGTTAATGAAGCAAAATTAAAATCTTCCCTTAAAGCCTCGGAAGCAATCCTTGCAAGCGATGCCGAAGTCGAAGAAGCAACAGGAACGGTTGCAGGCTTTGCAGGCCCCGTGGGCTTAAAAAACATTCCCGTAATCGCCGATGAAAGCGTTATGCTAATGCACGATGCGGTAACCGGAGCCTTAACAAAGGACAAACACCTCATCCATGTGGAGCCTTCAAGAGATTTTACCCCCGCTCATGTCTTTGACCTCCGCACGGTAAGAGAAGGAGATAAGTGCTCCGTCTGCGGCACTCCTCTTTACACTAAAAAAGGCAACGAGCTAGGCCATATCTTTAAGCTGGGCTATAAGTATACCAAGTCGATGAATATGACCTACCTCGATGAAAACGGAAAACAGCAGCATCCCTCGATGGGCTGCTACGGCATAGGGCTTGACCGCCTTACAGCCTCCATCGTTGAAGAACACCACGATGAGGACGGAATAATCTGGCCCATGAGCGTTGCTCCCTTTCAGGTTGCAATAGTTCCCATTAAATACGAGGGCGAAATGCAAAAGGAAGCCGACCACCTCTATGACGAGTGCAAAAAAAGAGGAATTGAAGTTCTCTTAGACGACCGAAAAGAAAGAACCGGCGTTAAATTTAAGGATATGGATCTCATAGGCATCCCGATAAGGCTCGTAGTCGGCGAAAAAAATCTTCCCAATATCGAATTTAAGCTGAGAAGCAGTTCAGAAAACAGCTTAGTCAATAAGGATGAAGTGATGGATTTGGTGGAAAAAACCGTAAAAGAAGAACTTGCAAAATTAAGCTAG